A stretch of DNA from Vanacampus margaritifer isolate UIUO_Vmar chromosome 1, RoL_Vmar_1.0, whole genome shotgun sequence:
aatcaacaaaatgaaaacttcgTTAAGACACATAAGGAGGCAGCAACCACACCCAGTGTATAACCCGGTCCGACGATTGACCAACCAAAACTGTTCAGGGCATAATATAACTCGCAGGAGAGTTGCCGTTCATGGCAAAATATTTACTGCCTAAACTTTGGTGGCTCAATCAACCAAATAAAAACTTTGTTAAGACACATAAGGAGGCAGGAACCACACCCAGTGTATAACCCGGTCCGACAATTGACCAATCAAAACTGTTCACTGCATAATAGAGCTCGCAGGAGAGTtgccgttcacggcaaaatatttACTACCTAAACTTTGGTGGCTCAaatcaacaaaatgaaaacttcgTTAAGACACATAAGGAGGCAGGAACCACACCCAGTGTATAACCCGGTCCGACGATTGACCAACCAAAACTGTTCAGGGCATAATATAACTCGCAAGAGAGTtgccgttcacggcaaaatatttACTGCCTAAACTTTGGTGGCTCaatcaacaaaatgaaaacttcgTTAAGACACATAAGGAGGCAGGAACCACACTCAGTGTATAACCCGGTCCGACGATTGACCAACCAAAACTGTTCAGGGCATAATATAACTCGCAGGAGAGTtgccgttcacggcaaaatatttACTGCCTAAACTTTGGTGGCTCaatcaacaaaatgaaaacttcgTTAAGACACATAAGGAGGCAGGAACCACACTCAGTGTATAACCCGGTCCGACGATTGACCAATCAAAACTGTTCACGGCATAATAGAGCTCGCAGGAGAGTTGCCGTTCACGGCAAAAGTTTCACTGCATAAACTTTAAAATTGAACGTTACCGCTTCAACTTGGATGTCTTCATACTGGATGTCTTCAAACTGGCTACCAGCTGGAGGCTCCACCATGGTAGGAAAGCAGAAACACTCCAATAAATGTCGACGATGTCAAAAAGTAATGCTTATTTCATTTGTAGccgttgttttctttttccagtTTCAGCCACTCCAGGAAGTAACAGCAGCGGCAGCGCTGAAAGTCTTCTTCGTCACTTTCGCATGACATCTATAATGCAGCATTAGCGCCGTCCGTAGGTTCTATAGGTAATTACGTTCTTTGACTGTGAGCAGGAATACGTTTGGTTATGTAGACGGATTATCTAACTGTCAATCAACGTGTCCGGTTTCTGCAATACTTCTGTCTTGCACTTTGTTGAGAAATTCCATTTGATGGCAGATacatacctgtcaacctctgccgataactgcccttataaatgattatgattccccttacaaaccccaaaaaaaccttacaaacaccgtacgacgcatgtttactcgcggtaaccagacagtgtaatagaaataacaaaggtaatttgcatacaaagtcttttattcaatttaaaaagtttacaatgcaataaactgtgccttcagtgcttcctattgtaagccaatgtgcatgatttagcagactttatctgctctaatgagggtctcacttgtgagcaacagttgtcacagttcaatttcatctgtaataaagaagtaagagtgtctgttcccattgtctttctgtactctgtatgaattttcctcacatggctgaaaacccgctcgctatcagcattactgtgaggaaggctgagtaaaattagatacatctttctcatcagtggaaagcgatccagccccaaaccagttttcattttgaacacatgaggccaaaatgtctctggacgaattggttgtccatcctgacttttctgagggagaagatcatcaggtattagttgatagtcttcccattcatcttttaattgttcctgatcaaagtctggtgtaaacttgtttgcaagcttaacaatacttgtgtaatccaacatctctctctttcttgggtccaacaccaccaagtcactcagtattgtattctcaaatggaaatttttgtatcattttagttacaacagcctcgtagaaggagcgaacagagggaaaaaaagttgcttgcatggctggtgtgatgctttgcctgatttcatcctcctcattggtGTCTTGGAAGAGGGCCTTGGTGCCCAAGCCAACAGCAAGCCTGCTATCTTCATGCTGCAGGCATCTGTTTGTATAATCAACTGCCAGCAGGctatcagcagatttgacatgttccatttgcacaaatttcaccaagagtttctttaagagtctttccatttctggtagcaaatctccaatcatacatgcctctgtttggaacacaatattgaattgatttatttgaggcaggatgaagctgaggaagtggagtgtgaggagagtaacagggtcttgaagtcgatcatggatgcttttcactttacctgccctttcaacatccgcatggctagcgaagtagcttttgagtgcttcgta
This window harbors:
- the LOC144044517 gene encoding zinc finger protein 862-like — its product is MEEPPSKKRRTQGSGRHQKEWELLQASHKTTNAEILFCHFLAEHNIAFTAADHFSDLVKVMFPDSQTAKEFACRRTKATMIVKESLARGYTQDVIQYCRAHPFTLMIDESNDRTTKKRLVVLAHFFDGENTNTRLLDLPELASGTAASIFAVIDNILQENDIPWSKVVGFASDNCNTMVGKKNSVLSRIKEKNGAVFSVGCICHLGNLCVKDGLKTLPVNIDDLLVDIFYFFKNSSKRIEDFKEFQDFTNSEQEKILKHCPTRWLSLQKVVERTLSQYEALKSYFASHADVERAGKVKSIHDRLQDPVTLLTLHFLSFILPQINQFNIVFQTEACMIGDLLPEMERLLKKLLVKFVQMEHVKSADSLLAVDYTNRCLQHEDSRLAVGLGTKALFQDTNEEDEIRQSITPAMQATFFPSVRSFYEAVVTKMIQKFPFENTILSDLVVLDPRKREMLDYTSIVKLANKFTPDFDQEQLKDEWEDYQLIPDDLLPQKSQDGQPIRPETFWPHVFKMKTGLGLDRFPLMRKMYLILLSLPHSNADSERVFSHVRKIHTEYRKTMGTDTLTSLLQMKLNCDNCCSQVRPSLEQIKSAKSCTLAYNRKH